In Solanum pennellii chromosome 7, SPENNV200, the following are encoded in one genomic region:
- the LOC107025487 gene encoding protein yippee-like At5g53940 isoform X2: MGEHKSSSKKNSSRMKRLNVSSKALRCSSGRAYLFNEVVNITFGEAEERTLLSGTHTVMDIFCVRCGQIVGWKYVKSHEESQKYKEGKFVLEGIRIVEGEFDSEFYIDTRSSSSDDEDGDTV, encoded by the exons ATGGGAGAACACAAGTCTTCATCTAAGAAAAACTCTTCCAGAATGAAGAGGCTCAATGTTTCCTCTAAg GCTTTACGTTGCAGCAGTGGAAGAGCATACCTGTTCAATGAAGT GGTAAATATAACTTTTGGAGAGGCTGAGGAGAGGACGTTGCTTTCTGGAACGCACACTGTAATGGATATATTTTGTGTTCGCTGTGGGCAGATTGTTGGCTGGAAATAT GTGAAATCCCATGAGGAAAGCCAGAAGTACAAGGAAGGGAAATTTGTCCTTGAAGG GATCAGGATCGTTGAGGGTGAATTTGATTCTGAATTCTACATTGATACTCGTTCAAGCTCAAGTGATGATGAAGATGGAGATACAGTGTAA
- the LOC107025487 gene encoding protein yippee-like At5g53940 isoform X1 translates to MGRVFLVHPEGKTWNCKFCDAKLGHVGSLVTKALRCSSGRAYLFNEVVNITFGEAEERTLLSGTHTVMDIFCVRCGQIVGWKYVKSHEESQKYKEGKFVLEGIRIVEGEFDSEFYIDTRSSSSDDEDGDTV, encoded by the exons ATGGGGAGAGTATTTTTGGTTCATCCTGAAGGCAAAACATGGAATTGCAAATTCTGCGATGCCAAACTTGGTCACGTTGGTTCACTTGTTACAAAG GCTTTACGTTGCAGCAGTGGAAGAGCATACCTGTTCAATGAAGT GGTAAATATAACTTTTGGAGAGGCTGAGGAGAGGACGTTGCTTTCTGGAACGCACACTGTAATGGATATATTTTGTGTTCGCTGTGGGCAGATTGTTGGCTGGAAATAT GTGAAATCCCATGAGGAAAGCCAGAAGTACAAGGAAGGGAAATTTGTCCTTGAAGG GATCAGGATCGTTGAGGGTGAATTTGATTCTGAATTCTACATTGATACTCGTTCAAGCTCAAGTGATGATGAAGATGGAGATACAGTGTAA
- the LOC107025491 gene encoding protein yippee-like At5g53940: MGERKSSSKEKSSRKKRLKVSSKALCCSSGRAYLFNEVVNITFGENEERTLLSGTYTVKDIFCRICGQILGWKYEKSHDESQKYNEGKFVLERVKIIDDDDDEFYIDTRSSSSDDEDEDTV; the protein is encoded by the exons ATGGGAGAACGCAAGTCTTCATCTAAGGAAAAGTCTTCCAGAAAGAAGAGGCTCAAAGTTTCCTCTAAG GCTTTATGTTGCAGCAGTGGAAGAGCATACCTGTTCAATGAAGT GGTAAATATAACTTTTGGAGAGAATGAGGAGAGGACGTTACTTTCTGGAACGTACACTGTGAAGGATATATTTTGTCGCATCTGTGGGCAGATTCTTGGCTGGAAATAT GAGAAATCCCATGACGAAAGCCAGAAATACAATGAAGGGAAATTTGTCCTTGAAAG AGTCAAGATCattgatgacgatgacgatgaatTCTACATTGATACTCGTTCAAGCTCAagtgatgatgaagatgaagatacaGTGTAA
- the LOC107025485 gene encoding peptidyl-prolyl cis-trans isomerase G — protein MGERKSSSKKKSSKKKRLKVSSKIRKRKSRRNKSKKLSSSEDDSSSSASSDYSSSSQSLSSDSEVDYSRKRRRHSRDMKRVKKRTRRRSSSQDVSEGSPPVKKRKRSNRKSLDYGRKVQKKKRKRHASISSTNSDSTSCSSCQRENSVSSRDRDFKSFSTCHDENNSVNEDTNLQIPRIKSRKKMKEKKIHNEPSTGRRSRSRGPVCSLCDHHSCSCNTTHNGEEYVEESNPKCLRSVITIPAKTHEEEGNEQGPDMLKEEILNKHHDCPSCRNHDNNDLEIKGKLASCSCFPSIQRMQDGNLTIDETFGPTKVDGGLDPHRNIVKEVSHDNGGESGNSDNIANTGIEDLENVLRKKALENLQKFRKEFQTNLKSGAKEKKNGSDINQLSPSKTEVVPYKSLEHGEKDGLALNQAVKFRSKLVTTKEFSHSTEIEINTPVEKNNGKGSGCVEPGVTQLADRSALSRSPEQENHTTESVLSNEPEPGKLLCSTTVQTYKKENSLASKRNIIKTPVPLRPGVLSTGTSDNLDMEAVNAGIRPTVETSSVRSTSDGLASKHQPDETKDASEFEQKTMSVMRGGEMVQVNYKVYIPKRAPALSRRKLNR, from the exons ATGGGAGAACGCAAGTCTTCATCTAAGAAAAAATCTTCCAAAAAGAAGAGACTCAAAGTTTCTTCTAAG ATACGGAAGAGAAAAAGCAGAAGAAACAAATCCAAGAAGTTGTCCAGTTCTGAGGATGACTCATCATCTTCTGCTTCCTCTGATTATTCTAGCAGTTCACAGTCTTTGTCCTCCGATTCAGAGGTTGATTATAGTAGGAAAAGACGTAGGCACTCACGTGATATGAAACGCGTGAAGAAAAGAACTCGGAGAAGATCCTCTAGCCAAGATGTGAGTGAGGGTTCACCCcctgtaaagaaaagaaaaaggtcaAATAGAAAGAGTCTTGATTATGGGAGAAAAGTGCAGAAGAAAAAGCGAAAGAGACACGCTAGTATTAGCTCCACGAACAGTGACTCGACAAGTTGTTCTAGTTGTCAACGTGAAAATAGTGTTAGCTCCAGAGATAGAGATTTTAAGAGCTTTTCCACTTGCCATGATGAAAATAATAGTGTTAATGAGGACACCAATCTTCAGATTCCCAGGATTAAGTCTagaaaaaagatgaaagaaaagaaaattcataatgAGCCAAGCACTGGCAGAAGGAGCAGAAGTAGGGGGCCAGTTTGTTCTTTATGTGACCATCATTCATGTTCTTGCAATACTACTCATAATGGGGAGGAATATGTGGAAGAGAGTAATCCTAAGTGCTTAAGATCTGTTATTACTATTCCAGCAAAGACACATGAAGAAGAGGGTAACGAACAGGGACCAGATATGCTTAAAGAAGAGATTTTGAATAAGCACCATGATTGTCCTTCATGCAGAAACCATGACAATAATGACCTGGAAATTAAAGGGAAATTAGCTTCTTGTTCTTGTTTCCCGTCTATTCAAAGAATGCAGGATGGAAATTTGACAATTGATGAAACCTTTGGCCCCACAAAAGTTGATGGTGGTCTGGATCCTCATCGAAATATAGTCAAAGAAGTAAGTCATGATAATGGAGGTGAGAGTGGGAATTCTGATAATATTGCTAATACAGGAATTGAGGATCTTGAGAATGTTTTAAGGAAAAAGGCGTTGGAGAACTTGCAGAAATTTCGTAAAGAGtttcaaacaaatttaaaatctgGTGCCAAGGAAAAGAAGAATGGCAGTGATATTAATCAGTTATCCCCTTCAAAGACTGAGGTTGTACCATACAAGTCTCTGGAGCATGGGGAAAAAGATGGATTGGCTTTAAATCAAGCTGTAAAATTTAGAAGCAAGCTTGTAACTACTAAGGAATTTTCTCATTCCACAGAGATTGAGATAAATACTCCAGTCGAAAAGAATAATGGAAAAGGATCTGGTTGCGTTGAGCCAGGTGTTACACAACTTGCTGATAGATCAGCACTCTCACGGAGTCCAGAACAGGAGAACCATACCACTGAATCAGTTCTTAGCAATGAACCTGAACCTGGTAAACTATTATGTAGTACCACAGTACAgacatataaaaaggaaaattcatTGGCTTCCaagagaaacataattaaaacaccAGTTCCCTTGAGACCTGGAGTTCTTAGCACTGGGACCAGCGATAACTTAGACATGGAAGCTGTTAATGCCGGTATCCGTCCCACTGTAGAAACTTCTAGTGTCAGATCCACATCTGATGGACTTGCTTCAAAACACCAGCCTGATGAAACCAAGGATGCCTCTGAGTTTGAACAAAAGACCATGTCTGTAATGAGGGGCGGTGAGATGGTACAG GTAAACTACAAGGTCTACATCCCCAAGAGGGCTCCTGCTCTGTCCAGGAGAAAACTCAATCGGTGA
- the LOC107025486 gene encoding uncharacterized protein LOC107025486 has translation MTMVLNSLRGHFFKNLSCTTSSIITGRFFNGRRVHRLIPFIHLSKSCAAQRYQHWKHIQTAAKFSTLSSPSSETPASDSFTSPYLSVRICCQKDVADMLSEALLCFGASSTTVDEEESSERSDEIIITSIFSVCKDVKDCISLAADSIGLQKIPSFEVVMHDHTDWIKATQELFCPVEVTDGLWVVPEWTTPPDPQATNIILNPGLAFGTGEHPTTKLCLLLLRDLIKGEEFFLDYGTGSGVLAIAALKFGAAFSVGFDIDPQAITSAQYNATLNNIGHEELLLKLVPGKGILPSADFSSSMDIDQTAYDAEVLNNREKYDIVVANILLNPLLELADQIVSYAKPGATVALSGIISEQIPRLLERYSQYLENITVSKMDDWACISGLKK, from the exons ATGACAATGGTATTAAATTCTCTTCGCGgtcatttcttcaaaaaccttTCGTGCACTACCAGTAGCATAATCACCGGCCGTTTCTTCAATGGCCGCCGCGTTCACCGGCTAATTCCGTTCATTCATTTATCTAAATCCTGTGCTGCGCAAAGATACCAGCATTGGAAGCACATCCAGACTGCAGCTAAATTTTCCACGTTATCTTCTCCTTCTTCGGAGACTCCGGCTAGTGATTCATTCACTTCTCCATACCTCTCTGTTCGCATATGCTGCCAAAAGGATGTTGCC GATATGCTCTCAGAGGCTCTTTTATGTTTTGGAGCCAGTTCAACTACTGTGGATGAAGAAGAAAGCAGTGAGAGAAGTGATGAG ATTATCATTACTTCCATCTTTTCTGTATGCAAAGATGTGAAAGACTGCATTTCACTTGCTGCTGATTCTATAGGGTTGCAAAAGATACCTAGTTTTGAGGTTGTGATGCATGACCACACTGATTGGATAAAAGCTACACAG GAATTGTTTTGTCCGGTGGAAGTTACTGATGGACTCTGGGTGGTGCCTGAATGGACAACTCCTCCA GATCCTCAAGCAACAAATATAATCCTAAATCCTGGTTTGGCATTTGGAACTGGGGAGCACCCAACAACTAAGTTGTGTCTCCTGCTACTGCGTGATTTGATAAAAGGAGAAGAATTCTTCTTGGACTATGGAACTGGTTCGGGTGTGCTAGCAATTGCAGCTCTTAAG TTTGGTGCAGCTTTTTCAGTTGGTTTTGATATAGATCCCCAGGCAATCACATCTGCTCAATATAATGCTACTTTAAACAACATTGGACATGAAGAATTGCTTTTAAAACTTGTTCCTGGCAAAGGAATTCTTCCTTCTGCAGATTTTAGTTCAAGTATGGACATTGATCAAACTGCCTATGATGCAGAAGTTCTAAATAACAGGGAAAAATATGACATCGTTGTGGCAAACATATTATTGAATCCTCTGCTTGAGTTGGCAGATCAGATTGTGTCCTATGCAAAGCCTGGTGCAACAGTTGCTCTTTCCGGGATCATATCTGAGCAG ATTCCTCGCTTACTAGAAAGGTATTCACAATACCTAGAGAACATTACAGTTTCAAAGATGGATGACTGGGCTTGCATTAGTGGCTTAAAGAAATGA